The Humulus lupulus chromosome 3, drHumLupu1.1, whole genome shotgun sequence genome window below encodes:
- the LOC133822688 gene encoding protein ZINC INDUCED FACILITATOR 1-like isoform X1, translated as MCDKKMAENREVLLKQEERVYYDEKCPGCKIDKLKQSNPNIPYKHLFYVFIVALVQDLPIATLFPFIYFMVRDFHIAKREEDIGYYAGAIGAAFMCGRFLTSLVWGMIADRYGRKPVIIFGTISVLIFNTLFGLSTNFWMALSMRFLQGALCGNLGAVKAYASEICRVEYQALGMSIISTAWGIALVIGPALGGFLAQPAEKLPHIFSQESLFGRFPYFLPCLFISMIALVITILCFWLPETLHFHNKVDEEENEKLCDQLEVNTNGSDLSLNLQKCEEDCQTPQQSLYRNWPLMSSIIVFCVFQLHDMAYAEIFPLWAVSPKNFGGLGYSSSDVGEALSISGIGMLIFQLFVYPPLERKCGFLPLTRIGAVVTIALLSTYPFMAKLSGLSLTLLIDCASVMKNIISVSIATGLFLLQNRVVSQKQRGAANGIAMAGMSLFKAIGPAGGGSLFSWALNRQHASFLPGVHMVFFILNVVEFIALMMTFKPFLDVPQ; from the exons ATGTGTGATAAAAAGATGGCTGAGAATAGAGAAGTGCTGCTGAAGCAGGAGGAGAGGGTTTACTATGATGAAAAGTGCCCAGGTTGCAAGATTGATAAACTCAAACAATCCAATCCTAATATTCCTTACAAGCATTTGTTCTATGTTTTCATTGTTGCCCTTGTGCAAG ACTTGCCGATTGCAACCCTTTTCCCTTTCATTTACTTCATG GTAAGGGATTTCCATATTGCGAAAAGGGAAGAGGATATCGGATACTATGCTGGTGCTATTG GGGCTGCATTTATGTGTGGAAGATTTTTGACTTCTCTAGTTTGGGGAATGATAGCTGATCGATATGGTCGTAAACCTGTGATCATCTTTGGCACAATTTCTGT GTTAATCTTCAACACACTTTTTGGACTTAGTACAAACTTCTGGATGGCACTTTCTATGAGGTTTCTTCAAGGAGCTTTGTGCGGTAATCTTGGTGCTGTGAAG GCATATGCTTCAGAAATTTGCCGGGTAGAATATCAAGCTTTGGGAATGTCAATA ATTAGCACAGCTTGGGGAATAGCATTAGTCATTGGTCCGGCTCTTGGAGGTTTCCTTGCACAG CCTGCAGAGAAGTTACCACATATTTTTTCTCAAGAATCACTGTTTGGGAG GTTTCCCTACTTCTTACCTTGCTTGTTCATATCAATGATCGCACTAGTGATAACTATTCTGTGCTTTTGGCTTCCG GAAACACTTCACTTTCATAATAAagttgatgaagaagagaatgagAAACTTTGTGATCAATTAGAGGTGAACACAAATGGATCTGATCTAAGTTTAAATTTGCAAAAATGTGAAGAAGACTGTCAAACTCCTCAACAAAGTCTTTACAGGAACTGGCCCCTAATGTCATCTATTATTGTATTTTGTGTTTTCCAACTTCATGACATGGCTTATGCGGAG ATTTTTCCATTATGGGCTGTTAGTCCAAAGAATTTTGGGGGATTAGGCTACTCAAGCTCCGATGTTGGTGAAGCTCTTTCAATTTCAG GTATTGGTATGCTTATCTTTCAGTTATTTGTGTACCCACCATTAGAGAGAAAGTGTGGATTTTTACCGCTAACTCGAATCGGAGCT GTTGTAACAATAGCATTGCTATCAACTTACCCTTTTATGGCCAAGTTGTCTGGTCTCTCGCTCACTCTTTTGATTGACTGTGCATCTGTGATGAAGAATATAATATCT GTATCCATCGCTACAGGATTGTTTCTACTACAAAACAGGGTTGTG AGCCAAAAGCAAAGAGGAGCTGCAAATGGCATAGCTATGGCAGGCATGTCACTATTCAAAGCAATTGGTCCGGCTGGTGGAGGATCATT
- the LOC133822688 gene encoding protein ZINC INDUCED FACILITATOR 1-like isoform X2, translating to MCDKKMAENREVLLKQEERVYYDEKCPGCKIDKLKQSNPNIPYKHLFYVFIVALVQDLPIATLFPFIYFMVRDFHIAKREEDIGYYAGAIGAAFMCGRFLTSLVWGMIADRYGRKPVIIFGTISVLIFNTLFGLSTNFWMALSMRFLQGALCGNLGAVKAYASEICRVEYQALGMSIISTAWGIALVIGPALGGFLAQETLHFHNKVDEEENEKLCDQLEVNTNGSDLSLNLQKCEEDCQTPQQSLYRNWPLMSSIIVFCVFQLHDMAYAEIFPLWAVSPKNFGGLGYSSSDVGEALSISGIGMLIFQLFVYPPLERKCGFLPLTRIGAVVTIALLSTYPFMAKLSGLSLTLLIDCASVMKNIISVSIATGLFLLQNRVVSQKQRGAANGIAMAGMSLFKAIGPAGGGSLFSWALNRQHASFLPGVHMVFFILNVVEFIALMMTFKPFLDVPQ from the exons ATGTGTGATAAAAAGATGGCTGAGAATAGAGAAGTGCTGCTGAAGCAGGAGGAGAGGGTTTACTATGATGAAAAGTGCCCAGGTTGCAAGATTGATAAACTCAAACAATCCAATCCTAATATTCCTTACAAGCATTTGTTCTATGTTTTCATTGTTGCCCTTGTGCAAG ACTTGCCGATTGCAACCCTTTTCCCTTTCATTTACTTCATG GTAAGGGATTTCCATATTGCGAAAAGGGAAGAGGATATCGGATACTATGCTGGTGCTATTG GGGCTGCATTTATGTGTGGAAGATTTTTGACTTCTCTAGTTTGGGGAATGATAGCTGATCGATATGGTCGTAAACCTGTGATCATCTTTGGCACAATTTCTGT GTTAATCTTCAACACACTTTTTGGACTTAGTACAAACTTCTGGATGGCACTTTCTATGAGGTTTCTTCAAGGAGCTTTGTGCGGTAATCTTGGTGCTGTGAAG GCATATGCTTCAGAAATTTGCCGGGTAGAATATCAAGCTTTGGGAATGTCAATA ATTAGCACAGCTTGGGGAATAGCATTAGTCATTGGTCCGGCTCTTGGAGGTTTCCTTGCACAG GAAACACTTCACTTTCATAATAAagttgatgaagaagagaatgagAAACTTTGTGATCAATTAGAGGTGAACACAAATGGATCTGATCTAAGTTTAAATTTGCAAAAATGTGAAGAAGACTGTCAAACTCCTCAACAAAGTCTTTACAGGAACTGGCCCCTAATGTCATCTATTATTGTATTTTGTGTTTTCCAACTTCATGACATGGCTTATGCGGAG ATTTTTCCATTATGGGCTGTTAGTCCAAAGAATTTTGGGGGATTAGGCTACTCAAGCTCCGATGTTGGTGAAGCTCTTTCAATTTCAG GTATTGGTATGCTTATCTTTCAGTTATTTGTGTACCCACCATTAGAGAGAAAGTGTGGATTTTTACCGCTAACTCGAATCGGAGCT GTTGTAACAATAGCATTGCTATCAACTTACCCTTTTATGGCCAAGTTGTCTGGTCTCTCGCTCACTCTTTTGATTGACTGTGCATCTGTGATGAAGAATATAATATCT GTATCCATCGCTACAGGATTGTTTCTACTACAAAACAGGGTTGTG AGCCAAAAGCAAAGAGGAGCTGCAAATGGCATAGCTATGGCAGGCATGTCACTATTCAAAGCAATTGGTCCGGCTGGTGGAGGATCATT